One Fusarium poae strain DAOMC 252244 chromosome 4, whole genome shotgun sequence DNA window includes the following coding sequences:
- a CDS encoding hypothetical protein (BUSCO:41343at5125) encodes MYSLTCADGLSLGRDVYVLDIQRTSAGLASISSDQFLSVLDPTRLSAGPQRRLATQHGNLTTLRVFDSNAALVCTAGENGTVAVWDLRQGSNVVQFQASQAPIFSLACSLDTQTIAVGTELQNHAASIHLWDVRSTPTSKAHYQEVHSDDVTDLSFNPSNPALLLSGSTDGLVNVYDTRIADEDDLTVQTCNVDSSIHRAAWLSATEVAALSHDERCALYDVSEERANGDAVQDFGDMRSVLGCQYVADITPKMDGSGAVLGAGAQDKQAFELVFLAKNPSGEGWALDRENSVGLPGAHGDEIVRSFCFFDEAHVVYTAGEDGNVKAWRPN; translated from the exons atgtaCTCACTCACCTGCGCCGATGGCCTCTCTCTCGGCAGAGACGTTTACGTCCTAGATATTCAAAGAACCTCTGCAGGTCTCGCATCCATCTCATCAGATCAGTTTCTCTCTGTTCTCGACCCAACCCGTCTCTCAGCTGGTCCTCAGCGCCGTCTTGCGACTCAACACGGTAACTTGACGACGTTGCGTGTGTTTGACAGCAATGCTGCTCTTGTTTGCACGGCCGGTGAGAATGGGACTGTTGCAGTATGGGATTTGAGACAGGGCTCCAACGTTGTGCAGTTCCAAG CGAGTCAAGCTCCCATCTTTTCCTTGGCTTGTAGTCTAGATACACAGACTATCGCAGTAGGAACAGAACTCCAGAACCACGCAGCCTCTATCCATCTCTG GGACGTCCGATCCACCCCAACCTCCAAAGCACACTACCAGGAAGTCCACAGCGACGACGTGACAGATCTTTCCTTCAACCCTTCTAACCCAGCACTTCTCCTGTCCGGCTCAACCGATGGTCTTGTAAATGTCTACGATACCCGTATCGCCGATGAGGACGACCTTACCGTGCAGACCTGCAACGTCGACTCTTCCATCCACCGCGCCGCGTGGCTCTCAGCAACAGAAGTCGCAGCTCTGTCCCATGACGAGCGCTGTGCTCTTTATGACGTGAGCGAGGAGCGCGCAAACGGTGATGCAGTACAAGACTTTGGCGACATGAGATCTGTCCTTGGATGCCAGTACGTCGCCGACATCACCCCCAAAATGGACGGTAGCGGCGCTGTTCTCGGTGCTGGAGCCCAAGA TAAGCAAGCATTTGAGCTTGTGTTTCTTGCCAAGAACCCCAGTGGCGAGGGATGGGCTCTGGATAGGGAAAACAGTGTCGGTTTGCCTGGTGCTCATGGTGATGAGATTGTGCGATCGttttgcttctttgatgAAGCACATGTTGTGTACACAGCTGGTGAAGATGGAAATGTCAAAGCCTGGAGACCTAATTGA